Within the Candidatus Culexarchaeum yellowstonense genome, the region CAGACGACGCAAAAACAAGCATTAGAAGGATAAACAGGTGGGGATACTCAAATCTCCCAGTAAACATGGCGAAAACACCACTATCACTAACAGACAACCCAAAAATCCTCGGAAGACCAAGAGGATTCAAGATAACAGTAACAGATGTAAAAGTATTTGCAGGAGCAGGATTCCTAGTAGCATACTGTGGAGAAATAAGCACACTACCAGCACTACCCAGCGAACCCGCAGCTGAAAACATAGACCTAGACCCAGAGACTGGAGAGATAATCGGGGTGAAATAAAATTCCAACAATACTTGATGGAAACACACTCTCAAACAAGATATTTGAAGAATTAAAGAGTGAAGTGAAGAAGCTAGTGGACGCTGGAGTAACACCGAAAATATCACTAATACTTGTTGGAAAAGATCCAGCATCAACATCATACGTAAACATGAAGGCTAGAAGGGCTAAAAGACTTGGAATGGAATCAGAAATACATAACCTACCGGAGGATATAAGTGAAGAGGAACTCATAAAAACCGTGGACAAACTTAATGAAGACAAAAACGTTCATGGCATAGTAATACAGCTACCACTACCAAAACACATAAATGAAAAGAGGATTTCAGCAAGGGTAAAACCAGAAAAGGATATCGATGGACTACACCCAATAAACATTGGTAAATTATACTTAAAGGAGGAATGCCTAGTATCACCAGCAGCTGAGGGAATCATGGAGCTATTTAAAGAATATGGAGTTAAAGTGGAAGGGAAACATGCAGTAATAGTTGGAGCCACAGAATTAACTGGAAAACCACTCGCAGCACTACTACTAAATAGCGGTGCAGATGTAACCATATGCGAATACACATCACCAAACCTCACAAAACACACAAGAAACGCAGACATACTCATAGTGGACATAGCGAAACCACAAGCAATAACTGGAGATATGGTTAAAGATGGAGCAGTAGTCGTAGATTGCGGATTCAACTACATAGGAGACAAATTGGTTGGAGATGTAAACATGAACGAAGTTTCAGCAAAAGCATCAGCAATAACGCCAGTACCAGGCGGAGTTGGACCAATGATAATAGCAATATTAATGAGAAATCTAATAAAAGCCGCAAAAATGCAAGCCAAGCTCAATTGAAAACAAAACAACTATTTACCCCAAATTTTTATATTTATAAATTGAAATGTACATAAATTTGAGAGATGCATTAAAAGACTTCCTAAAAGAACACAACATAACAATAGACGACATACTTGAAGTAATGGATGAAGATCCAGAGGGAATTATAAAAGCATTACAAAAGAGAACTGGTATAAGTAGAAGCGAATTAGAAGAGCTAATCTCAAAATATGGAGTGAAAAGAGTAAATATGGCAATACTGGCACTACAAGTCTTCTATCTCAACAACCCAAGTGGAATGTACAAGGGAAAACTGATAATACCGGAAGTAAATGAAATAATTAGAGATGGAAGAGTAAGTGCAGATGGGATTAGGAGAATAATACTTGAAGTGGAACCGAGAATATCAAGAAAATAGAAAGATACGTAAAAACCATTTGGAAGTGAATGATTTCCAAAAATTACATCATGAATGACGATGTGAAACAAAGACTTTGCATGAAAAATATTTTCTAAATAGCATAATATTGTGAAAAAAATTAATAGAAAGCATTAAATCCAGAAAAACAATTAACTCTATGTGCATAGCGAAATGAATGAAATAGAGTATTTGAAGCCAATAATAATAGATTTAGATGGAAAACCAAGGGGACTAATACTGAAAACCTCAAAAAACAAGCAGAACATAATATGCTTTGATGGATCATCAATTAAAGGACATGCACCAATAGAGGAAAGCGACCTACTGGCAAAACCAGACCTGAAGACAATGAAACCCATTAAGATCGGCATGAGGATTATGAGAATAGCCATATGTGATATTGAAAAGGCTTCAGGTGAACCATACACCAAGAACACGAGAATGTGCTTAAAGGAGTATGTTAGGGAGCTGGAGCTAAAGGGGTTAAAGTTCAAAGTGGGGGTGGAAATGGAGTACTTCATAGTTAAGAAGGTTAAGGGGGTGGAGCCAATAGATAAAGACCAATACTTTGAAATAGCACCCTACGCTAAAGCTGAAAAATTACAATTGGAAATCATGGATAAATTGAATAGAATTGGAATTGAAGTTGAGAAGGCACACCATGAAGTGGCTGAGGGGCAGTATGAGTATGCCATAAAAGCCTCAGACCCAATATCCACAGCAGACAATATAGTAATAGCAAAAATGGTTACAAAGGATATTGCAAAAAGGTATGGCTTGGAAGTAACGTACATGCCAAAACCATTTAAGAATATGAATGGAAGTGGGATGCACATACACATAAGCCTACAAGATGTGGATGGGAGAAATCTATTCTACGATAAGGATAATGGGGATATAAGCCAGAAAGCTTTACAAGCAATAGCTGGAATACTGAAAAGCTCAAGGGAGATATCAATACTTGTAGCCCCAACAGTAAACTCATATAAGAGGTTGAAGCCAGGATACGAAGCTCCAAATAAAATATGCTGGGGATATGGAAATAGATCAACGCTGATAAGGGTGCCAATGACAATAGATGAAGAGAAGTGTAGAATAGAGTATAGGCATCCGGA harbors:
- a CDS encoding bifunctional 5,10-methylenetetrahydrofolate dehydrogenase/5,10-methenyltetrahydrofolate cyclohydrolase yields the protein MPTILDGNTLSNKIFEELKSEVKKLVDAGVTPKISLILVGKDPASTSYVNMKARRAKRLGMESEIHNLPEDISEEELIKTVDKLNEDKNVHGIVIQLPLPKHINEKRISARVKPEKDIDGLHPINIGKLYLKEECLVSPAAEGIMELFKEYGVKVEGKHAVIVGATELTGKPLAALLLNSGADVTICEYTSPNLTKHTRNADILIVDIAKPQAITGDMVKDGAVVVDCGFNYIGDKLVGDVNMNEVSAKASAITPVPGGVGPMIIAILMRNLIKAAKMQAKLN
- a CDS encoding glutamine synthetase family protein, with product MNEIEYLKPIIIDLDGKPRGLILKTSKNKQNIICFDGSSIKGHAPIEESDLLAKPDLKTMKPIKIGMRIMRIAICDIEKASGEPYTKNTRMCLKEYVRELELKGLKFKVGVEMEYFIVKKVKGVEPIDKDQYFEIAPYAKAEKLQLEIMDKLNRIGIEVEKAHHEVAEGQYEYAIKASDPISTADNIVIAKMVTKDIAKRYGLEVTYMPKPFKNMNGSGMHIHISLQDVDGRNLFYDKDNGDISQKALQAIAGILKSSREISILVAPTVNSYKRLKPGYEAPNKICWGYGNRSTLIRVPMTIDEEKCRIEYRHPDPSSNPYLAIIAVTATAIRGINEELTPMEPCRENAYRIEGKYGSLPSNLGEAVEEFKKNEYMKKILGGELHEEIVKNKTMEWRDYQNYILKNGVDDNEITEWEIERYLVKA